ACGCCATTGTCGAGCACATGCTGGAGAAGGTCGAGATAGGTACGCATAGGGAAACTTTCCGAGTCCGATTCGCTTTAGGACCACTATAAAGAAAAACCTCGGCGCGACGAGGCACCGAGGTTTCAAACTCCACAAGGGAGTGAATGGATCAGAGGTCGCCGAGCTTACCAAGCTGCTTTGCGACGAGATAATAGAAGGTGACGCGGTGCTTGTTGCGGTCGCCCTTCATCACTTCAGCTACATGGTTGACCACTTCTTCAGCCTTGGCAGCGTCGGCAACACCGAGCTTCTTCGCTACCCAGCTATCGCGCACGCGCTTGAGTTCTTCCGGATCGGTTGCTGAAACTAGAGAGGAATCGCGATTGCGCAGCGCAATGCCGAGATGCTTTACGATCTTCTCGACAGCGGCTTCATCAGCGCCAGCATCATAACGACGGACATCCGCGAGATAGTCACTCATATATCCACTCTCCTTAGATTGGGTATCTGCCCCGATTAAACCTCCGCCACAGCTGGATATTTCTGTTTCTATCCAGCATGCACCGGTAGTGGAGTGAGGATTGACCAGCCTGCGCTGACTGTCAATAAAAATGAACGCTAAAAGCGAAGAGCAAGATCGGCGAACAACCTGTTAAATCATAACTACCCCCTTCCAATCGAAGGGAAGGACGCCTATATACGGCGTGTCAGCGCAAGCTGACTATGGTGATAAATGGACGATGTAATAAACCTATTGGACCCGGGGGCGGTACCCGGCGCCTCCACCACAACGCAAGAAGCATTAATAGCGAGTTGCGCTGCGGCGGGGGCGAAATAGGATCGACAAGGGTGTAAAGATCGCTCTTTTGCTCGGCATGATACCACCGTTATCGGGTCAATTGAGTAGTTGCAAATGACAACAAAGCTCAGGGTTACGCTCTCGCTGCCTAATGGCGGTGCGGGAAACCCACTCTAAAGCCCTTAGGGTTAGCACCTTAAGGCGGGGTTCGGAGGCACCTGGCAACAGAAGCCTCCACTTCTCTACAAAATTACAGCGACTTAAATGCAAACTGCTCCAGAAAATCTGAAGCCGTTCTGTTTTAGACTATTGCTGCTTCTGTATCCGGCTCTGTCTTGCGCGAGAAAACAATCAGCGCAAGCAGGAAAGCCGTCACGGCACAGGCGGCGATTCCGCCTATCATCGGCAGTGCCGAACCATCGAAGAAAGCACCTGTGATACCAATTGCGATACCGCCAATCACAAAGTGCAGTGTTCCCAAAAGTGCTGAGGCAGTTCCCGCAATTTCACCATGGTCTTCCAGTGCAAGCACTGCAGTTGTAGGGATAACCAGACCAAGGAAGCCGTAACCGACAAACAGGAAGCTGGCGATTAGCCAAAGCGAATGATGACCCATTAGCACGGCAGCGAACATCGCAAGCATAACAGCTGCAAATCCCGATACCGCCACGCGCATCACGCGGCGCAACCCAAAACGGGCACCCAAAACACCATTGAGCTGCGACACACTAAAGAACGAGACCGCGTTCACCGAGAATGCCACAGCATATTGGCTTCTGGTCAGGCCGTAATGGTCGATCAAAATGAACGACGAGTTAGCCAGATAGACAAAGAAAGAAGCGATACCGAACCCACCAATGGCAGCCAGTCCCATGAAGTAACGATCTTTGAGCAGGCGTCCATAGCCGCGCAATGCGCTGCTGAGATTACTTTCAAGACGAGCTTCGGCCCCTCTCGTTTCTTTCAGAGCTGTTGCAACCAGCACGATGCCGATAAGAGCTGCGACAAGCACCGCCCAGAACACGCCGCGCCAACCAAAGAAATCGATAAGCACCGAGCCGCTCAAAGGCGCGAGGATCGGTGAAATCGAGAACACAAGCATGAGCAGCGACATTAATCGTGCAGCATCCACGCCTGTATGGAGATCACGCACCACAGCACGCGGGATCACCGTACCGGCAGCAGCTCCAAGACCCTGAAGGAAGCGGAACATCACAAGGACATCAATATTGGTCGCCAAAGCCGACCCGACGCTGCCGATCGCAAACAAAATAAGTCCGCCATAAAGAGGCACCTTGCGCCCCACCATGTCAGACAACGGGCCACAAAATAGCTGTGCAATCGCCAAAGCGATAAAAAATGCCAAAAGGCTCATCTGTACTGCACCGGTTTCGGCGCGCAGATCAGTCGCAATCGTCGGCAATGCTGGCAGATACATATCAATTGCAAACGGGCCTATTGCTGACAAAAGACCCAGAATAATTGCGTTGCGCACGAGACCGGAAGTAGCAGAGCCAGATGAGGATCCTAAACGGGTGCCTGAACTCATGGGGGGAGCACTTTCATCAATGTTTCGTGAGTCGCCCGTTACGATTTCGGCCCCAGGTCATCGCTTGGGAGGATGGCAGGTCAGGGTCGAAATATCGCAACCGGATATCTATCCACATGTTATTGCTGAATATTTTCAATTACATCTGTGACAA
The Ochrobactrum sp. BTU1 DNA segment above includes these coding regions:
- a CDS encoding DUF2853 family protein, whose product is MSDYLADVRRYDAGADEAAVEKIVKHLGIALRNRDSSLVSATDPEELKRVRDSWVAKKLGVADAAKAEEVVNHVAEVMKGDRNKHRVTFYYLVAKQLGKLGDL